From one Henriciella marina DSM 19595 genomic stretch:
- a CDS encoding LysE family translocator, which translates to MEFSVWLALVGLFFAGGLTPGPAVMLVVSASLRYGVRPAMLPAIGVSTANLVWIGLAATGAAAIASRFPLAFLTLKLAGLGFIIWLAANLVRGATRDLRLSREEMPKRAALLGKGVGLQLANPNALVFFGALLPGFFDPGRSLTLQIAIMVATITASEMTGLFVYAVAADRMAKNFSDPSFTRWFNIGAAALMVGSAAFAVWATSQP; encoded by the coding sequence TTGGAATTCTCAGTCTGGCTGGCGCTTGTCGGCCTGTTCTTCGCGGGCGGTCTGACACCCGGCCCGGCGGTCATGCTGGTTGTGTCGGCATCGCTGAGATACGGCGTTCGTCCCGCTATGCTGCCCGCGATCGGCGTGTCGACGGCAAACCTCGTCTGGATTGGGCTGGCGGCTACGGGGGCTGCGGCGATCGCCTCCCGCTTTCCGCTGGCTTTCCTCACCCTGAAGCTCGCTGGCCTGGGGTTCATCATCTGGCTGGCGGCGAACCTGGTGCGCGGCGCCACGCGGGACCTTCGCCTGTCGCGGGAGGAAATGCCGAAACGCGCCGCGCTCTTGGGCAAGGGTGTCGGTCTGCAGCTTGCGAACCCGAACGCACTTGTCTTCTTCGGCGCGCTTCTGCCCGGTTTTTTTGATCCGGGCCGGTCGCTGACGCTCCAGATCGCGATCATGGTCGCAACCATAACCGCAAGCGAGATGACCGGCCTCTTCGTCTATGCGGTCGCCGCAGACCGGATGGCGAAGAACTTCTCGGATCCGTCCTTTACGCGCTGGTTCAATATCGGGGCCGCCGCGCTCATGGTCGGCTCTGCAGCCTTCGCGGTCTGGGCGACCAGCCAGCCTTAG
- a CDS encoding glutathione S-transferase family protein — MSDYRLFGAETSPYSMKVRAFLKYKGVDFEWIGRSSEKEQEFQSHAKAPTVPLLVSSARAPNQDSTDILAAVESDHAEPSCVPDDPACAVLALLLEDYGDEWLNKIMFRERWGQKPDRDEAAERTMEQLFDGNLPRAKKKTRDQIAKRMRDRLALIGIERKNEKALKTSFERFVPLLNAHLENNLFIFGGRPSVADFSIAAQLSQMLMDPTPGAFLRDKAPFVTAWCELMDAPKASDGFKSLEELSPTLLPLFTEELSNTYLPWAKETLEADIAKQDRVSVKLEGKPFEQVTQRYTATSFKSVQKAVRRLSDNESLTSFLKSAGADVYFQNPNK, encoded by the coding sequence ATGTCAGACTATCGCCTCTTCGGTGCTGAAACCTCACCCTATTCGATGAAAGTCCGCGCCTTCCTGAAATACAAGGGCGTCGATTTCGAATGGATTGGCCGGTCTTCTGAAAAGGAGCAGGAGTTTCAGTCCCACGCCAAGGCGCCGACCGTGCCCCTGCTCGTTTCATCGGCCCGCGCGCCGAACCAGGACTCGACGGACATCCTGGCTGCGGTCGAGAGCGACCACGCAGAACCATCCTGCGTCCCCGATGACCCGGCCTGCGCGGTGCTCGCGCTGCTCCTCGAGGATTATGGTGACGAGTGGCTCAACAAGATCATGTTCCGCGAACGCTGGGGCCAGAAGCCTGACCGCGACGAAGCGGCCGAGCGCACCATGGAGCAGCTCTTCGACGGCAACCTGCCGCGCGCCAAGAAGAAGACGCGCGACCAGATTGCCAAGCGCATGCGCGACCGCCTCGCGCTGATCGGCATCGAACGCAAGAACGAGAAAGCGCTGAAGACGTCATTCGAGCGCTTCGTTCCACTGCTGAATGCGCATCTGGAGAACAATCTCTTCATCTTCGGGGGGCGGCCATCGGTCGCCGACTTCTCCATCGCCGCGCAGCTATCGCAGATGCTTATGGACCCCACGCCGGGCGCCTTTCTGCGGGACAAGGCCCCCTTCGTGACGGCGTGGTGCGAGCTTATGGACGCGCCGAAAGCCAGCGACGGTTTCAAATCTCTTGAAGAGCTGTCGCCCACGCTGCTGCCTCTGTTCACCGAAGAGCTGTCCAACACCTATCTGCCATGGGCAAAGGAAACGCTGGAAGCTGACATCGCCAAGCAGGACCGCGTCAGCGTCAAGCTGGAAGGAAAGCCCTTCGAACAGGTCACGCAGCGCTATACGGCCACCTCGTTCAAATCTGTCCAGAAGGCTGTGCGCCGCCTCAGCGACAATGAGAGCCTGACCTCATTTCTGAAATCGGCCGGCGCAGACGTCTACTTCCAGAACCCGAACAAGTAG
- a CDS encoding class I SAM-dependent methyltransferase: protein MNRIITTSLLALALAACGGANDEAEMETPEVAEPESDAGMDGAETGMDDMTENAAYSLDDAMDGTWRSADERARDEFRNPAETIEFFGVEGSDTVIEVWPGGGWYTNILAPWLHANGGTLIAAVVSPERSERAAEALDAYKANYAPYADTFGDIQYTYYDSESGALGEPESVDAILTFRNIHNWMSGDHADKFFNDAYAVLKPGGVLGVVEHRQPSALNQDPSAQTGYVHQDYVTRLAENAGFQLEEASEINANPQDTADHPFGVWTLPPVSRTTDRDGNTPEGFDAPKYQDIGESDRMTLRFVKPETGAAPAEDASIAGSEDTPEE, encoded by the coding sequence ATGAACCGCATTATCACTACAAGCCTGCTCGCACTGGCCCTCGCAGCTTGCGGCGGCGCCAATGACGAAGCGGAGATGGAGACCCCTGAAGTCGCCGAGCCAGAATCGGATGCCGGCATGGACGGCGCCGAAACCGGCATGGATGACATGACTGAAAACGCCGCGTATTCTCTGGACGATGCGATGGACGGCACATGGCGCTCGGCTGATGAGCGCGCGCGTGACGAATTCCGCAATCCGGCCGAGACGATTGAATTCTTCGGCGTTGAGGGTAGCGATACGGTCATTGAGGTCTGGCCCGGCGGCGGCTGGTACACCAACATCCTCGCGCCCTGGCTGCACGCAAATGGCGGCACCCTGATCGCCGCCGTTGTCAGCCCGGAGCGGTCTGAGCGCGCCGCTGAGGCCCTTGATGCCTACAAAGCCAACTACGCGCCCTACGCCGATACGTTCGGCGATATCCAGTACACATATTACGACTCTGAATCCGGGGCCTTGGGCGAGCCGGAAAGCGTCGATGCCATCCTGACTTTCCGCAACATCCACAACTGGATGTCCGGCGATCATGCCGACAAATTCTTCAATGATGCCTATGCCGTTCTGAAGCCAGGCGGCGTACTCGGTGTGGTCGAACATCGCCAGCCTTCGGCCCTCAACCAGGACCCATCCGCGCAAACCGGCTATGTCCATCAGGATTATGTCACGCGCCTTGCCGAAAATGCAGGCTTCCAGCTGGAAGAAGCAAGTGAGATCAATGCGAACCCGCAGGACACCGCCGATCACCCGTTCGGTGTGTGGACCCTGCCACCTGTCTCCCGCACCACAGACCGCGACGGCAACACGCCCGAAGGCTTCGACGCGCCGAAGTACCAGGACATCGGCGAGTCTGACCGGATGACCCTCCGTTTTGTGAAGCCAGAGACCGGTGCGGCTCCAGCAGAAGACGCCTCCATCGCAGGATCAGAGGACACGCCGGAGGAATAA
- a CDS encoding Hsp20 family protein has protein sequence MSTIDLTPLYRTMVGFDRMASLIDSASRLDGTQGYPPYNIERVADDAFAIEIAVAGFGEDDLEIETNENLLTVAGKKGSGEEGEARQYLHRGIAERGFLRRFQLADHVIVTGASLQNGLLRVELLRELPEAKKPRKIEIGSSNKSASKPKLIGKQSAA, from the coding sequence ATGAGCACGATTGATCTCACCCCCCTATACCGCACCATGGTCGGCTTTGACCGCATGGCCAGCCTGATCGATTCCGCCAGCCGTCTGGACGGAACGCAGGGCTACCCCCCTTATAACATCGAGCGTGTCGCCGATGACGCCTTTGCCATTGAAATCGCTGTCGCGGGCTTTGGTGAAGACGATCTCGAAATCGAGACCAATGAGAACCTGCTTACCGTCGCTGGCAAGAAAGGCTCCGGTGAAGAAGGCGAAGCGCGCCAATACCTTCATCGCGGCATTGCCGAGCGCGGTTTTTTGCGCCGGTTCCAGCTGGCCGATCACGTGATCGTTACCGGCGCATCGCTTCAGAACGGCCTGCTTCGGGTCGAATTGCTTCGTGAGCTGCCTGAGGCGAAGAAGCCCCGCAAGATCGAAATTGGATCTTCGAACAAGAGCGCTTCCAAGCCGAAACTGATCGGGAAGCAGTCCGCCGCCTAA
- a CDS encoding carbonic anhydrase, translating to MRSPQELIEGYRAFRRGTYCDQAELYETLGKGQNPNVMLIACADSRAEPSDIFNAAPGQLFVMRNVANLVPPYETGGGQHGVSAALEFAVTALEVEHIVIMGHGGCGGVQASLSAADHNPVGEFIAPWVKLLDKARDKVLSENPDDPQTALEFAGVEASLANLMTFPFVSERVASGKLSLHGAWFAIALGELYWRSAETGKFELIEA from the coding sequence ATGCGTTCACCACAGGAATTGATAGAGGGCTATCGCGCCTTCAGGCGCGGGACCTATTGCGATCAGGCAGAACTCTACGAAACGCTGGGGAAAGGTCAGAACCCCAACGTGATGCTTATTGCGTGCGCCGATAGCCGGGCAGAACCATCTGACATTTTCAATGCGGCGCCCGGGCAACTTTTTGTCATGCGCAATGTTGCCAACCTGGTGCCGCCTTACGAAACGGGCGGCGGTCAGCACGGTGTGAGTGCGGCGCTGGAGTTTGCTGTTACGGCCCTCGAAGTCGAGCATATCGTGATCATGGGCCATGGGGGCTGCGGCGGCGTACAAGCGTCGCTTTCAGCAGCGGACCATAATCCTGTCGGAGAGTTTATCGCCCCATGGGTCAAGCTGCTCGACAAGGCGCGAGACAAGGTTTTGAGCGAAAATCCAGATGATCCGCAGACGGCACTGGAGTTTGCAGGTGTTGAAGCCTCGCTTGCCAATCTGATGACGTTCCCTTTCGTCTCCGAGCGGGTGGCATCAGGCAAGCTGTCACTGCATGGTGCATGGTTTGCGATTGCGCTTGGCGAGCTTTACTGGCGCAGCGCGGAAACCGGCAAGTTCGAGCTGATTGAAGCCTAA
- the ppa gene encoding inorganic diphosphatase encodes MDISKISIGQNPPDDLNVIIEVPLGGEPIKYEIDKSSGAMFVDRYLYTSMRYPCNYGFVPHTLSLDGDPIDVMVVGQRALVPGAVVRARPIGVLLMEDDGGEDEKILAVPHQKLTRFYEKVHNYTDVPETLVDRITHFFQHYKDLEPNKWVKVRGWEGVDKARELISESIERAKNS; translated from the coding sequence ATGGATATTTCCAAAATCAGCATAGGTCAGAACCCTCCTGACGATTTGAATGTGATCATCGAGGTCCCGCTTGGCGGCGAGCCGATCAAGTATGAGATCGACAAGTCTTCCGGCGCGATGTTCGTCGACCGGTACCTCTACACCTCTATGCGCTACCCGTGTAATTATGGCTTCGTTCCGCACACGCTCAGCCTCGACGGCGACCCGATCGACGTCATGGTTGTTGGACAGCGCGCGCTTGTACCAGGTGCGGTTGTCCGTGCACGGCCTATTGGCGTGCTGCTGATGGAAGATGATGGTGGCGAAGACGAGAAGATCCTCGCTGTGCCGCATCAGAAGCTGACGCGCTTCTATGAGAAGGTGCACAACTACACAGACGTACCGGAAACCCTCGTCGATCGCATCACCCACTTCTTCCAGCATTATAAGGACCTTGAGCCCAATAAATGGGTAAAAGTCCGCGGCTGGGAAGGTGTCGACAAAGCGCGTGAGCTGATCAGCGAGTCCATTGAGCGGGCCAAGAACAGCTAG
- a CDS encoding TIGR02466 family protein: MTSRLLFPTRLFERRISDSGILDELEESCWMVEDGDSAGHAWCEEKGYPGYTSYASLDDLPSRAPAFADLETHLLDLARQAASELGWDLEDRKIALDAIWINILGEGGHHSGHIHPGSILSGTLYVAVPEGAGDIRFEDPRLARMMAAPPLLDDVAENQRRFVYVTPKPGDILIWESWLRHEVMPGKSDEPRISISFNFACSR, translated from the coding sequence ATGACCTCCAGGCTGCTATTCCCCACGCGCTTATTCGAGCGCCGGATCTCTGACTCCGGTATTCTAGATGAGCTCGAAGAAAGCTGCTGGATGGTCGAGGACGGCGACAGCGCCGGGCATGCCTGGTGTGAGGAGAAGGGCTATCCTGGCTATACCTCATACGCATCGCTGGACGATCTGCCATCGCGCGCGCCGGCCTTTGCAGATCTGGAAACCCATCTGCTCGACCTTGCCCGTCAGGCAGCGAGCGAACTGGGCTGGGACCTCGAAGATCGCAAGATCGCGCTCGACGCGATCTGGATCAACATTCTCGGCGAAGGCGGCCACCATTCAGGACATATCCATCCCGGCAGCATCCTGTCTGGCACGCTCTATGTCGCCGTGCCCGAAGGGGCGGGCGACATTCGCTTCGAAGACCCCAGGCTAGCACGCATGATGGCGGCCCCGCCATTGCTTGATGATGTCGCGGAAAACCAGCGCCGCTTTGTCTATGTTACGCCGAAGCCCGGTGATATTCTTATCTGGGAAAGCTGGCTACGGCACGAGGTCATGCCCGGCAAAAGTGACGAGCCCCGCATCTCGATCAGCTTCAATTTCGCCTGTTCGCGCTGA
- a CDS encoding TetR/AcrR family transcriptional regulator has translation MTDETPPKKVKPARRRQGPRRSEASRIAILEATRDELVRSGWRKFSVDSVARTAHASKQTIYRWWPATGSMCVEAAIALLPGVPTQTSTDAVERVAALLYPFETCTRAGNGHAVLRGALMAAADEKTAGESWRNWMKSNVRAPLRLILAEVAAKQTIRRDYDIDEAVNLLISPVWHNLIVMRAPLRDGFAKEQAARLIKLLAP, from the coding sequence ATGACTGACGAAACACCTCCGAAAAAAGTAAAGCCTGCCCGCCGCCGGCAAGGACCCCGCCGAAGTGAAGCTTCGCGCATCGCAATCCTTGAAGCGACGCGTGATGAACTTGTCCGCTCGGGCTGGCGCAAATTCAGCGTCGACAGTGTTGCGCGCACGGCCCACGCCTCCAAGCAGACGATTTACCGCTGGTGGCCAGCAACCGGCAGCATGTGCGTCGAAGCCGCAATCGCCCTTCTCCCTGGCGTTCCGACCCAGACCAGCACCGATGCCGTCGAGCGCGTAGCCGCGCTACTTTATCCTTTTGAAACCTGCACACGTGCCGGAAATGGCCACGCGGTCCTTCGCGGCGCGCTCATGGCGGCCGCAGACGAGAAAACGGCCGGGGAAAGCTGGCGCAACTGGATGAAGTCGAATGTGCGCGCGCCGCTCCGTCTGATCCTGGCAGAGGTCGCCGCCAAACAGACCATCCGCCGCGACTATGATATCGACGAAGCGGTGAACCTGCTGATCTCGCCGGTCTGGCACAATCTGATTGTGATGCGCGCGCCGCTCAGGGATGGGTTCGCGAAAGAACAGGCCGCGCGGCTGATTAAGCTGCTCGCCCCCTGA